One part of the Anopheles coustani chromosome 2, idAnoCousDA_361_x.2, whole genome shotgun sequence genome encodes these proteins:
- the LOC131262284 gene encoding ionotropic receptor 75a-like — protein MFSLVSMLCFFPFLASGWKEEFIKDFISYKHSRRVSILYCDEGVLQSLRKKPVNIQIVHQSWSYKLGFIYRLTPEVNGVSRGITSLSPFTVPVWFAVIVVICLSLAASQLMGGCENNYSPSSHNHFLIDMIGLIAQQGTTESSSRVPVRIALYAVMVMTFLLYNYYSASIVGELLSGINPGPRTIEELAECPLKVVFNNDSYNRNLLEASTISEGTTSVPVYADVATAVRLLKQGGFAFHCEPTEAFRELAEQLDADEICELRTMQGLYTKLRMMSFVLPKGSMYAEQFRITLTRANEMGLIRRLLGMYRNEMPECQNGPLMQPVVMAGVATPFTILGGNEENLGED, from the exons ATGTTTTCGTTAGTTTCGATGTTATGCTTCTTTCCATTTCTAGCAAGTGGGTGGAAAGAGGAGTTTATCAAAGATTTTATATCCTACAAACACAGCAGacgagtttcaattttatatTGTGATGAGG GTGTGTTGCAGAGTCTACGAAAAAAGCCCGTCAATATACAAATCGTGCATCAAAGTTGGAGTTATAA ATTGGGATTCATCTATCGCTTGACCCCGGAGGTTAATGGCGTCTCGCGAGGAATCACCTCTTTATCACCATTTACTGTACCCGTTTGGTTCGCGGTAATTGTTGTTATTTGCTTATCGCTGGCAGCATCACAACTAATGGGGGGTTGTGAAAACAACTATTCACCCTCATCGCACAACCACTTCCTGATCGACATGATCGGATTGATCGCACAGCAGGGGACAACAGAAAGTTCCTCCCGGGTTCCGGTACGCATTGCACTGTACGCAGTTATGGTAATGACCTTCCTGCTGTACAACTACTATTCGGCCTCGATCGTTGGGGAGCTGCTGAGTGGCATCAATCCGGGTCCGAGAACGATCGAGGAGCTGGCAGAATGTCCACTAAAGGTGGTATTTAACAACGATTCGTACAATCGAAATCTGTTAGAG GCATCCACAATCAGCGAAGGCACGACCTCCGTTCCGGTCTACGCGGATGTGGCCACAGCTGTTCGATTGCTGAAGCAGGGTGGTTTCGCTTTCCACTGCGAACCAACCGAAGCCTTCCGGGAGCTTGCGGAGCAGCTGGATGCGGACGAAATTTGCGAACTGCGCAcg ATGCAAGGATTGTACACCAAGCTAAGGATGATGAGTTTCGTATTACCGAAGGGAAGCATGTACGCCGAGCAGTTCAGAATAAC ATTGACAAGAGCGAACGAGATGGGTCTGATTCGACGACTTTTAGGAATGTATCGTAACGAAATGCCTGAATGTCAGAATGGTCCACTGATGCAGCCGGTGGTGATGGCTGGAGTTGCAACACCATTCACAATTCTCGGAGGTAATGAAGAAAATTTGGGGGAAGACTGA
- the LOC131262282 gene encoding microfibril-associated glycoprotein 4-like, with translation MDILTAKVDLLQDKLQELKQTMKTTIESSLKENNQASNERHVNLQNQLAKLEKDVTELGEKLHSKLETAMHGMEQSLKKQVVQSVKTSEDVTQAILVDLESQFNSKIENLKHQIDQNKTYQETSQVKFEKLGEFQKFRSVSSCRQALNVSGKYMIKIGAKSIPFVVYCEHDEFDGGWTVIQHRFDGSVDFYRDWDAYRNGFGSLDGEFWVGLEYVHQMTKNRPHELLVEIKDFHGNYGYAKYGEFEIGNETELYVLKKLGTYSGTAGDALQANKDHKFSTFDRDNDLDIGNCAKGMHGAWWYELCTVSNLNGRYENTTSDISAMSWAYFKMDWRGLSYSRMMIREIMKHDS, from the exons ATGGATATTCTAACGGCTAAGGTAGATTTGCTGCAGGATAAGCTGCAAGAGCTGAAGCAAACTATGAAGACAACCATAGAGAGTTCGCTGAAG GAAAACAACCAAGCCTCAAACGAAAGGCATGTCAACCTTCAGAACCAGCTAGCTAAGCTTGAGAAGGACGTGACGGAACTAGGCGAGAAATTACACTCCAAGTTAGAAACGGCAAtgcatggaatggaacagTCTTTAAAGAAA CAAGTGGTGCAGAGTGtgaaaacaagtgaagacGTAACGCAGGCCATATTGGTGGATCTTGAAAGTCAATTTAATTCCaagattgaaaatttaaaacaccaGATcgatcaaaataaaacataccagGAAACGTCGCAAGTTAAGTTCGAGAAACTAGGGGAATTCCAGAAATTTCGCTCAGTGAGTTCGTGTCGGCAAGCTCTCAATGTGTCAGGGAAATACATGATCAAAATTGGAGCAAAATCAATCCCATTCGTGGTCTATTGCGAACACGATGAGTTCGATGGAGGCTGGACAGTAATCCAGCACAGGTTTGACGGTTCTGTCGATTTTTACCGCGATTGGGATGCATACCGTAACGGTTTCGGAAGTTTGGATGGCGAATTCTGGGTCGGGCTGGAATACGTGCATCAAATGACGAAAAATCGACCCCACGAACTGTTGGTGGAAATCAAAGATTTTCATGGAAATTACGGTTACGCTAAGTATGGAGAGTTTGAGATAGGGAACGAAACGGAGTTGTATGTGTTGAAGAAGTTAGGAACATACTCAGGGACAGCAGGAGATGCGCTGCAAGCCAACAAAGATCATAAGTTTAGTACATTCGATCGTGACAACGATCTAGATATTGGTAATTGTGCTAAGGGTATGCATGGGGCTTGGTGGTACGAATTGTGTACCGTTTCCAATTTAAACGGGCGTTAtgaaaacacaacaagtgaTATTAGTGCCATGTCGTGGGCCTATTTTAAAATGGACTGGCGCGGTCTGTCTTATTCGCGAATGATGATTCGCGAAATTATGAAACACGATTCGTAA
- the LOC131263772 gene encoding methionine aminopeptidase 1D, mitochondrial yields MYQSINVLRNGVAWNSSFRRTFFSRTKRYDFGKCNLITELGNVSPERRVPEHIPKPPYYFVRNSPSDGEGKPEIKSNQQIAGMRDSCRLAATILDRACRFAKVGITTDAVDDFVHEETIKANAYPSPLRYLGFPKSVCTSVNNVACHGIPDDRKLLDGDIINIDITVFYNGFHGDCSKTVLIGNVDDRGKYLVENTELCLAEAILCCGPGQPLCVIGKSIEKYAKRKKLNVMPAFLGHGIGSYFHGPPNIFHFDNDFPGVMLPGMTFTIEPVLTLGDSEAEILDDAWTAVSVDNARSAQFEHTVLITTDGCEVLTVTD; encoded by the exons ATGTACCAAAGCATTAATGTGTTGAGAAATGGGGTAGCTTGGAACAGCTCATTTCGCAGGACGTTTTTTAGTAGGACGAAAAG GTATGATTTTGGAAAGTGCAACCTCATCACCGAGCTTGGAAATGTATCACCCGAAAGGCGTGTCCCAGAACATATTCCAAAACCACCCTACTATTTCGTCCGTAATTCTCCGAGTGATGGCGAGGGAAAACCGGAAATCAAATCCAACCAACAGATAGCCGGCATGAGAGATAGCTGCAGATTAGCCGCCACTATTCTAGACCGCGCGTGTCGGTTTGCGAAG GTAGGCATTACGACGGATGCAGTAGATGATTTCGTTCACGAAGAAACGATAAAAGCAAACGCCTATCCATCCCCTTTGCGGTATTTGGGATTCCCAAAGTCGGTCTGCACGTCGGTCAACAATGTAGCTTGCCACGGAATACCGGACGACAGAAAATTGCTCGATGGAGACATTATCAATATAGATATCACGGTGTTTTACAATGGGTTCCACGGTGATTGTTCCAAGACAGTACTAATTGGAAATGTGGATGATCGGGGAAAATATTTGGTAGAAAACACCGAGCTATGCCTCGCTGAGGCAATACTATGTTGTGGACCTGGTCAACCACTCTGTGTGATCGGCAAGTCGATCGAGAAATatgccaaaagaaaaaagttgaaTGTTATGCCTGCCTTTCTTGGACACGGTattggaagctactttcatgGACCACcgaacatatttcattttg acAATGATTTTCCTGGTGTAATGCTGCCAGGAATGACCTTTACCATCGAACCAGTTCTAACGTTGGGTGATTCTGAGGCGGAAATTCTCGACGACGCATGGACGGCCGTGTCGGTGGATAATGCACGTAGCGCCCAGTTTGAGCATACAGTTCTAATAACAACCGATGGTTGTGAAGTACTTACAGTAACTGATTAG
- the LOC131262276 gene encoding ionotropic receptor 75a, translating into MKVTVLLSLLLSVAVFLDANFARDRESLLLDFLSLRHCKHAIIFDCLSGQLEQQQKEVISQRKLVLQAAGTRSISVRFVDIGSPILQQNVPAIFTPRQYAKPCCVLDYQCPGASGLLEEVSKYRLLNNTYSWLLLAARPTTDRREVHRVLWNTTGIQMNTDLITADAASDGAVSLFDIYSKGRHLCKDVYRTLYGSWRKGEGFSLLANYSRYRIRQNFNSLQLRGVTVIDRENVTSGMVDQLLAEPGLSKGIVAFVKYHYALLVVLRDFHNFTIKYRPTRGWAGRLPSGYRLGLLGVVQRRETDVAATGIIMRLSRQPELDSIHYSWAFETGFIYKITPDIGSKSEGNGFVAPFSPSVWIAFLVSLALAVAVLKYLARFSERWLRVCEPPRATVAYLVDVVSCVAQQGVPYVSRLVPARLALIVLLVANLVLYNYYTSTVVSGLLSSQMIGPETIPQVIDSTLKLSLTDTGYHRILLREQTLPYSTHMHDRKAIPPRSPDDLPLFTDVDHAVPFLRRGGHVLHCELTEVYPAIANQFTANEICELRTVEGLYKYDIRVMAFVLPKHSMYGEMFKITLMRAQETGVVKRIYRIHKIAKPICQGSATVYSVELSEVLLAFIILGGCKSGGNGRFKCRSASDSRMRLMV; encoded by the exons ATGAAGGTTACAGTCCTGCTATCGCTGCTGCTCTCCGTGGCAGTTTTCCTCGACGCAAACTTTGCCCGAGACCGGGAAAGCCTTCTGCTTGATTTTTTGTCCCTAAGACACTGCAAACACGCGATTATTTTCGACTGCCTTTCGGGACAGCTGGAGCAGCAACAGAAGGAAGTCATTTCGCAGCGGAAACTGGTGCTGCAAGCAGCTGGCACTAGGAGCATATCGGTGCGGTTCGTCGACATCGGCTCACCGATCCTGCAGCAGAACGTACCGGCCATATTTACCCCACGACAGTACGCCAAACCATGCTGCGTGCTGGACTACCAGTGTCCGGGTGCATCGGGTCTGCTGGAGGAA GTCTCCAAATATCGGCTCCTGAACAACACCTACAGCTGGCTGCTGCTGGCTGCGCGACCCACAACCGACCGGAGGGAAGTGCACCGGGTGCTTTGGAATACGACCGGAATCCAAATGAACACGGATCTGATTACCGCCGATGCGGCGAGCGACGGGGCCGTTAGTCTGTTCGATATCTATTCGAAAGGGCGCCACCTCTGCAAAGACGTCTACCGGACGCTCTACGGGAGTTGGCGCAAGGGTGAAGGGTTTAGCTTGCTGGCGAACTACAGCCGGTATAGGATTCGGCAGAATTTCAACTCCCTCCAACTGCGCGGCGTCACGGTG ATCGATAGGGAAAATGTGACATCCGGGATGGTGGATCAGCTGCTGGCCGAACCGGGACTCAGCAAGGGTATCGTGGCGTTCGTCAAGTACCACTACGCGCTGCTGGTTGTGTTGCGGGATTTCCACAATTTCAC CATCAAGTATCGGCCGACGCGTGGCTGGGCTGGTCGGCTGCCATCCGGCTACCGGTTGGGACTGCTGGGAGTGGTGCAACGCCGCGAAACGGACGTCGCCGCGACCGGCATCATCATGCGGCTGAGCCGTCAACCGGAACTCGACTCCATCCACTACAGCTGGGCGTTCGA AACTGGTTTCATCTACAAAATCACACCGGACATCGGCAGCAAGTCGGAAGGAAACGGCTTCGTTGCTCCATTTTCGCCGTCCGTGTGGATCGCGTTTCTGGTGTCGCTCGCGCTGGCCGTGGCTGTGCTGAAGTATCTGGCACGGTTCTCCGAACGATGGCTGCGCGTGTGCGAGCCGCCTCGAGCCACCGTGGCGTACCTGGTCGATGTGGTATCCTGCGTGGCCCAGCAGGGGGTACCGTACGTGTCACGGCTGGTGCCGGCTCGCCTTGCCCTGATCGTGCTGCTGGTCGCCAACCTGGTGCTCTACAACTACTACACCTCCACGGTTGTCAGCGGTCTGCTGAGTTCCCAGATGATAGGACCGGAGACGATCCCGCAAGTGATCGACAGCACGCTCAAGCTATCCCTGACCGACACGGGTTATCATCGAATACTACTCAGG GAGCAAACCCTTCCGTACAGTACCCACATGCACGATCGCAAAGCCATACCTCCACGATCTCCGGATGATCTGCCATTGTTTACAGATGTGGACCACGCCGTGCCATTTCTGAGACGCGGTGGACACGTACTACACTGTGAGCTGACAGAAGTGTATCCCGCGATCGCTAATCAGTTTACCGCAAACGAGATATGTGAACTTAGAAcg GTCGAAGGATTGTACAAGTACGACATCCGCGTGATGGCCTTCGTACTACCGAAGCATAGTATGTACGGGGAAATGTTCAAGATAAC GTTGATGCGGGCGCAGGAAACGGGCGTCGTAAAGCGGATTTATAGGATCCACAAAATAGCGAAACCAatctgccaaggaagtgcaaCGGTCTACTCGGTGGAGCTGTCAGAGGTTTTGCTGGCGTTTATAATATTAGGAGGTTGTAAAAGCGGCGGCAACGGCCGTTTCAAATGCCGTTCGGCAAGCGATTCGCGGATGAGGCTAATGGTTTGA
- the LOC131262361 gene encoding cilia- and flagella-associated protein 20, which translates to MFKNTFQSGFLSILYSIGSKPLQIWDKKVRNGHIKRITDQDIQSLVLEIIGTNVSTTYITCPADPKKTLGIKLPFLVMIIKNLKKYFTFEVQVLDDKNVRRRFRASNYQSTTRVKPFICTMPMRLDEGWNQIQFNLSDFTRRAYGTNYVETLRVQIHANCRIRRVYFSDRLYSEDELPAEFKLFLPIQKPQSKAIAQQAC; encoded by the exons atgtttaaaaacacgTTTCAATCTGGGTTCCTGTCGATACTGTACAGTATCGGCAGCAAGCCACTGCAAATTTGGGACAAAAAAGTCCGCAATGGGCACATCAAGCGCATCACGGATCAGGACATTCAGTCGTTGGTGCTGGAAATTATCGGTACAAACGTGAGCACAACGTACATCACCTGCCCGGCAGACCCGAAAAAGACGCTCGGTATCAAACTGCCGTTCCTGGTGATGATCATTAAGAACCTGAAGAAATACTTCACATTCGAAGTACAG GTCCTGGACGACAAAAATGTACGCCGGCGGTTTCGTGCCAGCAACTACCAATCGACCACGCGTGTGAAACCATTCATCTGCACAATGCCGATGCGGCTAGACGAGGGCTGGAACCAGATTCAGTTCAATCTGTCCGATTTCACACGCCGAGCGTACGGTACCAACTACGTGGAAACGTTGCGCGTGCAGATTCACGCCAATTGTCGAATAAGGCGCGTGTACTTCTCCGACCGGCTGTACTCGGAGGATGAACTGCCGGCCGAGTTCAAGCTGTTCCTGCCAATTCAGAAGCCCCAGTCGAAAGCCATCGCACAGCAGGCATGCTAA